One genomic window of Arachis hypogaea cultivar Tifrunner chromosome 8, arahy.Tifrunner.gnm2.J5K5, whole genome shotgun sequence includes the following:
- the LOC112705448 gene encoding pathogenesis-related protein PRB1-3, with amino-acid sequence MLINFLSITPLGLLAQNLPEDYLEIHNEARASVGVGELKWEINLEADARNFVYKHIGDCLKAGPGAHFSVGQNNARKLGSLNFTGADAVRTWVAQKKHYAYRSNCCVSGECRAYKQVVWKTTTHVGCARIICHNDVGVIITCVYEPPGNIPAIRPY; translated from the coding sequence aTGCTAATAAACTTTTTGAGTATAACTCCATTGGGTTTATTGGCACAAAATCTTCCAGAAGACTATCTTGAAATTCATAACGAAGCACGTGCAAGTGTTGGAGTTGGTGAGTTAAAGTGGGAGATAAACCTAGAAGCAGATGCTCGCAATTTCGTGTATAAACACATAGGAGATTGCTTGAAGGCAGGACCCGGGGCGCATTTTAGCGTGGGCCAGAACAATGCACGCAAATTGGGATCCCTAAACTTCACTGGAGCTGATGCTGTGAGAACGTGGGTGGCACAGAAGAAACATTACGCCTACAGATCCAACTGTTGTGTTAGTGGTGAATGTCGTGCCTATAAACAGGTTGTTTGGAAGACCACTACTCATGTAGGTTGTGCTAGAATCATATGTCACAATGATGTAGGCgttattattacttgtgtttatgAGCCTCCGGGGAACATTCCAGCCATTCGTCCctattaa